The following proteins are encoded in a genomic region of Pungitius pungitius chromosome 17, fPunPun2.1, whole genome shotgun sequence:
- the glmp gene encoding glycosylated lysosomal membrane protein: MAAAENRRSGVSSFLVFLFSFFSLCHSSFSEETFRRNLSVELNPGSPSAPSGGDLLHVRAVGVNDTLHFLFCSQGAPTLLLVHTNSSSSTVEVNWTQFEARNTSGSLKVEPENSVVYSSGLVFSRLLEYDDVNDTADPTADPFPPYQLQDFTWSRLKLSGLSALLCGAAETFTNGSLCLELSVFESEGRDHSWPRLLHTANSSQLRVWLDGVLPRATRSRFLLELRAVGDPSPLSRVEVHRSIDDEFTPSIFKVSQWVSSANGSSDVLGYLQWKPVAYRRADPALEYATPCRHSDPRPQSPEETAAASGLIRGFYGAPQTFSLNVSFGLAGEPFYNVTKFFSWTVLLGAGSPPVDSFSPLVLAVTALGLGTPTMLLVMGGVCVCVRKRATDYEPIN, encoded by the exons ATGGCGGCTGCTGAGAATCGGAGATCCggagtttcttcttttctcgtttttcttttttcttttttcagtttaTGTCACAGTTCGTTCAGTGAAGAAACTTTCAGAAGAAAC tTGTCGGTAGAGTTGAACCCCGGTTCACCCTCGGCGCCCTCCGGTGGCGACCTGCTGCACGTGAGAGCCGTAGGAGTCAATGACACGCTGCACTTCCTGTTCTGCAGCCAGGGGGCACCGACGCTGCTGCTGGTCCACACCAACTCTTCATCTTCTACTGTGGAG GTGAACTGGACTCAGTTCGAGGCTCGTAACACCAGCGGCAGCCTGAAGGTGGAGCCAGAGAATAGTGTGGTGTACAGCTCCGGCCTCGTCTTCAGCAgg CTGTTGGAGTACGACGACGTGAACGACACCGCCGACCCGACCGCTGACCCGTTCCCGCCGTACCAGCTGCAGGATTTCACCTGGTCCCGCCTCAAGCTGTCGGGCCTCAGCGCTCTACTGTGCGGGGCCGCCGAAACCTTCACCAACGGATCGCTTTgcctagag CTCTCTGTGTTTGAGTCAGAAGGGCGGGATCATTCctggccccgcctcctccacaCGGCTAACTCCTCCCAGTTGAGGGTGTGGCTCGACGGCGTGTTGCCACGGGCAACTCGTTCCCGCTTCCTGTTGGAGCTTCGTGCGGTGGGCGACCCGTCTCCTCTGAGCAGAGTGGAGGTCCATCGCTCCATCGACGACGAGTTCACGCCGTCGATATTCAAG GTGTCCCAGTGGGTGTCCTCGGCTAACGGCAGCTCCGATGTCCTCGGTTACCTCCAATGGAAGCCGGTGGCGTACCGGCGGGCCGACCCGGCCCTGGAGTACGCCACGCCGTGCCGCCACTCGGACCCGCGGCCTCAGAGCCCGGAGGAGACGGCGGCGGCGTCGGGGCTGATTCGAGGCTTCTACGGGGCGCCGCAGACCTTCAGCCTCAACGTGAGCTTCGGTCTGGCAGGGGAACCGTTCTACAACGTCACCAAGTTCTTCAGCTG GACGGTGCTGCTCGGCGCCGGCTCTCCTCCCGTCGACTCCTTTTCCCCGCTGGTGCTCGCCGTTACGGCGCTCGGTTTGGGAACTCCCACAATGCTGCTGGTGATGGGcggagtctgtgtgtgcgtccgcAAGCGGGCGACGGACTACGAGCCAATCAATTGA
- the cct3 gene encoding T-complex protein 1 subunit gamma: MMGQQVLVLNHNMKRESGRKVQTGNINAAKTIADVIRTCLGPRAMMKMLLDPMGGIVMTNDGNAILREIQVQHPAAKSMIEISRTQDEEVGDGTTSVIILAGEMLSVAEQFLEQQMHPTVVISAYRQALEDMLETLKDISTPVDTSDRSMMLKIVHSAINTKALSRWSEMACAIALDAVRTVEMEDNGRKEIDIKKYAKVEKVPGGIIEDSYVLKGVMVNKDVTHPRMRRLIKEPRIILLDCSLEYKKGESQTDIEISKEEDFARILQMEEEYIQHICEDIIRLKPDLVFTEKGVSDLAQHYLMKANITAIRRVRKTDNNRIARACGARIASRTDELREEDVGTGAGLFEVKKIGDEYFTFVTECKDPKACTILLRGASKEILAEVERNLQDAMQVCRNVLLEPSLLPGGGAIEMAVSKRLMERSRALTGIEQWPYRAVAQALEVIPRTLIQNCGASTIRVLTSLRAKHTQENSVNWGVDGETGCLSDMMALGIWEPLAVKAQTYKTAMETAILLLRIDDIVSGHKKKDKDGQMGGQGAE; the protein is encoded by the exons ATGATGGGCCAACAGGTTTTAGTGCTCA aCCACAACATGAAGAGAGAGTCAGGACGTAAGGTTCAGACGGGAAACATCAACGCTGCCAAG ACCATCGCTGATGTGATCCGGACCTGCCTGGGCCCCCGGGCCATGATGAAG ATGTTACTGGACCCGATGGGAGGAATCGTGATGACCAATGATGGAAACGCCATCCTGAGAGAG ATCCAGGTCCAGCACCCTGCAGCCAAGTCCATGATCGAGATCAGTCGCACACAGGACGAAGAGGTGGGAGACGGGACCACGTCAGTCATCATCttag ccggGGAGATGCTCTCTGTAGCCGAGCAGTTCCTGGAGCAGCAGATGCATCCCACGGTGGTGATCAGCGCCTACAGACAAGCCCTGGAGGACATGCTGGAGACGCTGAAGGACATCAG CACCCCAGTTGATACGTCGGACCGATCCATGATGCTGAAGATTGTCCACTCTGCCATCAACACCAAGGCGCTGAGCCGCTGGTCTGAGATGGCGTGCGCCATCGCTCTGGACGCCGTGCGTACGGTGGAGATGGAGGACAACGGACGCAAGGAGATCGACATCAAGAAGTACGCCAAAGTGGAGAAG GTGCCCGGTGGGATCATCGAGGACTCGTATGTTCTGAAAGGAGTGATGGTGAACAAAGACGTGACTCACCCGAGGATGAGGCGCCTCATCAAAGAGCCCCGGATCATCCTGTTGGACTGCTCTCTGGAGTACAAGAAAGGGGAGAGCCAG ACCGACATCGAGATCAGCAAGGAGGAGGACTTTGCCCGAATCCTACAGATGGAGGAAGAATACATCCAGCACATCTGTGAGGACATCATCCGCCTGAAGCCAGACCTGGTGTTCACAGAGAAGGGGgtctcag ATTTGGCTCAGCATTACCTGATGAAGGCAAACATTACCGCAATCCGCAGAGTGAGGAAGACTGACAACAACCGCATCGCCAG GGCATGCGGCGCTCGTATTGCAAGCCGGACCGATGAGCTGCGTGAGGAAGACGTTGGTACAGGGGCGGGGCTGTTTGAGGTGAAGAAGATCGGCGATGAATACTTCACCTTCGTCACAGAGTGTAAAGATCCCAAAGCCTGCACCATCCTGCTGAGAGGAGCCAGCAAAGAGATCCTGGCT gaggTGGAAAGGAACCTTCAGGACGCTATGCAGGTGTGTCGCAATGTTCTGTTGGAGCCCAGTCTGTTGCCAGGGGGCGGAGCCATAGAGATGGCGGTGTCTAAGCGCCTGATGGAGCGCTCACGCGCTCTGACCGGCATCGAGCAGTGGCCGTACCGCGCCGTGGCCCAGGCCCTGGAGGTCATCCCCAGAACCCTGATCCAGAACTGTGGAGCCTCCACCATCAGAGTGCTGACGTCACTGAGG GCCAAGCACACTCAGGAGAACAGTGTGAACTGGGGGGTGGACGGCGAGACCGGCTGCCTCTCTGACATGATGGCGCTGGGCATCTGGGAGCCGCTGGCCGTCAAAGCTCAGACCTACAAGACGGCAATGGAG ACGGCCATCTTGCTGCTGCGCATCGATGACATCGTCTCCGGTCACaagaagaaggacaaagacGGTCAGATGGGAGGACAAGGAGCCGAGTAG